In Humulus lupulus chromosome 7, drHumLupu1.1, whole genome shotgun sequence, the following are encoded in one genomic region:
- the LOC133791664 gene encoding uncharacterized protein LOC133791664 has translation MGIAHNLYVNPIISPLSKELLIEENFPKWNSNINIVLIGNNSKFVMTEVFPDVPGDLSSKESREKYERWLPANNKVKAYMLASMSDMLRTKLEDLQTAYEIMEQLQEIFGHKSRQARFEATKKYANARMAPGMHVCNHFIKMTNYF, from the exons ATGGGTATAGCTCATAAC ctctatgTCAATCCCATTATCTCCCCTCTTTCCAAGGAACTTCTCATTGAAGAGAATTTTCCCAAATGGAAttcaaacatcaacattgtgttgatcggCAACAACTCTAAGTTTGTTATGACTGAAGTTTTCCCTGACGTCCCTGGTGATTTATCTTCAAAAGAATCAAGGGAGAAGTATGAGCGTTGGCTCCCTGCCAACAACAAGGTCAAGGCATACATGCTAGCTAGCATGTCGGACATGCTAAGGACGAAGCTAGAGGATCTCCAAACTGCCTATGAAATCATGGAGCAGCTTCAGGAAATATTCGGACACAAATCTAGACAAGCTCGTTTTGAGGCAACGAAGAAGTATGCTAATGCCAGGATGGCGCCTGGAATGCATGTTTGTAATCACTtcatcaagatgacaaactacttttag